The genomic interval ATGGACGCCGCCATGCCGCCGCCCGTACCGCCGATGAGATTGGCGAGTAGTCGCGCGACGAAGAAGCCGGCGACGATGACGACCGCGCCGAACACTACGCGTCCGCCAAGTTCGAGAACCGCGTCCAGGATGCGGGTCAGTTCCGGGAAGTTCAGTAGGCGCGTTGCCGCGATGGCGAAGAACAGCACGATGGCGACCTGCGCGATGCGCGCGATGATCGAGGATGCGCTGGTGGTGCTCGGGAGCAGTTCGCTGCTGGTCATCGCGCGATCGACGCCAAGGCCGGGAAGCACCTCCTTGATGAGTTGCGCCACAAAGCGGCCTACCAGATAGCCGATGCCGAGCAGGATAGCCGCACCGATCACTCGCGGAATGGCGTTGAGGATCATCGCCAGCATGTCGCTCGCGGGTTCGGACACGCTTTCCAGACTCAACGCGTCGAGCGCGAGGATAGAGACGAAGATCACGATGATCGCGTAGACGATCGTGCCGATCGTGCTGGACAGGCGCGAATTGCCGGTGAGCGTTTCCGCCCCGCCGCGATTGATCCACTTGTCGAAATCGACCGTCTGGAGTGCCGTGACGGTCAGATCGCGCACGATCTTGGCCACCATCAACCCGATGAAGAAGATGAGCCCGGCGCCGATCAGGTTCGGAATGAAGCTCATGATATCGTCGAGCAGGGTCGTCACCGGCCGCATCACGCCGCCCAGGTTGAAGACCTGCAGGATGGCCAGCAGGCCGAGCAGCCAGATCAGCAGGCTGACGATCTTGCCAAGTTGCAGCCCGAGGCTATCGCCCGACGACGTGCTGTGCTGGAGGAAGGATACCTTGTCGACCAGCTTGGCGAAGGCCCATTTGGCGGCGCGCGCCAGCAGCCAGGTGACGACGAGGATCACGGCGGCGATGATGATTTTTTCCAGGATTTCCATCGCCAACTGTTCGTTGAATCTCCAGTTTCCCATCCGCATGGGTCAGCTCCCTGTTTCTAGCTCTGCGTCTCTTGCGACTTGTTGCACTCGTATCACGACGAGCCGTGAAACCTCAAATGCGCTCCGAATCGTAAAAGTTCCTGATCGGGGTCAGGAGTACTTGTCGACCTTGCGCCGACCGAAGCGCAGCCCGCTTTCCAGATGTCCACGCAAGGCGGCATAGAAAGCTTCGAGGAATTCGCGCTGGTCATCGTATCCCGGTTCCCAGCCGATCTTGCGGGCTATGGCAGCGGCAACATCGTTCATGGCCGCGTCGTCGCCTTGACGAAGGACATTCTCGAGAACCTGCAGTTCATGCTCGCCGTAAACGGCGAGTTCCGCCTCGCCGAAACGGTATTCGCGCGACCGGTCCGGCGCCAGCGACATGGCCGCGGCGAGCGTTGCCCGACGCGCCTCGACCACCCAGGTGCCTGCCACGAGGTCGCCCGCGCGCATGGCATCGCGATTGAAGAACGGAAACAGGACGAATACAGCGAGCCATACGAACGCGGCGAAACCGGCTATGCCAAGCCCCTTTCCCCCGCCTCCGAACATGAAAAAGGCCGGCAGGAACACCTCGACATCACGCACCAGGTTGCGGGCAATCACCATCTCCGCGGTCAGCCGACCGCCATCGCGCGCCGCGACGCGCAGTCCCAAGAGGCGCTTTCCCGGCGTGGCGGCTCGCGGCCCCAGCTCGAACCACAGGAAATAGCCGTATCGAGCGAGGAACAGCAGCAGGATGATGAGCACGACCAGCGCTTCCACCAGCGGTCCGGCTCCTTCCATGTCGCCCAGACCCAGCACGCCGATGCCCAGATAGCCGAGAACCACGAAGAACAGGATGGTGCCGACGATTATGAACGTCAGGTCGAGAAGCAACGCTCCGGCCCGCGCCCCGCGACTGCCTACGCGCAGCGGAAGGGCGAGCCCCTCCGGCGTCACGAGTTGACGGTCGCGTCCGGTCTTCTCCCGGCTTCTTGCGGGAACGCCTGCGGTCACGTCTCGCGCTCTCGCGGAGGGCGCGACAGGATGAAATATCCGAGCCAGAAAAGCAGCATTCCCGTTCCGATCGCGGCGCGTGCGGCTGCGTCGCCGACGAGTTGCCGGACATAGCCTTCGAGCACACCGGCGACGATCAGCATGATCGTGCAACCTGCCATCACCTGCGCCGCACGAACCCCCGCGGCCTGCATCGCGGCAAGGATCGAGCGGTCTCCCGGAAAGGCCATGGTGCGCCCGACATGCAGGCCAGCGGCACCCGCCAGCATGATCGCCCCGAGTTCCGTCGTGCCGTGAACGCTCAGCCAGGCGGCGAATTCCCACCCGAGGCCGGCATCGGCGAATACCCACAGCATCGCCCCCAGAAGCGCCATGTTGTAGAGCAGTAGCAACAGGGTCGGAACGCCGAAGGCGAAACCCAGCG from Aurantiacibacter spongiae carries:
- a CDS encoding RDD family protein gives rise to the protein MTAGVPARSREKTGRDRQLVTPEGLALPLRVGSRGARAGALLLDLTFIIVGTILFFVVLGYLGIGVLGLGDMEGAGPLVEALVVLIILLLFLARYGYFLWFELGPRAATPGKRLLGLRVAARDGGRLTAEMVIARNLVRDVEVFLPAFFMFGGGGKGLGIAGFAAFVWLAVFVLFPFFNRDAMRAGDLVAGTWVVEARRATLAAAMSLAPDRSREYRFGEAELAVYGEHELQVLENVLRQGDDAAMNDVAAAIARKIGWEPGYDDQREFLEAFYAALRGHLESGLRFGRRKVDKYS
- a CDS encoding mechanosensitive ion channel, which encodes MRMGNWRFNEQLAMEILEKIIIAAVILVVTWLLARAAKWAFAKLVDKVSFLQHSTSSGDSLGLQLGKIVSLLIWLLGLLAILQVFNLGGVMRPVTTLLDDIMSFIPNLIGAGLIFFIGLMVAKIVRDLTVTALQTVDFDKWINRGGAETLTGNSRLSSTIGTIVYAIIVIFVSILALDALSLESVSEPASDMLAMILNAIPRVIGAAILLGIGYLVGRFVAQLIKEVLPGLGVDRAMTSSELLPSTTSASSIIARIAQVAIVLFFAIAATRLLNFPELTRILDAVLELGGRVVFGAVVIVAGFFVARLLANLIGGTGGGMAASIVKWAAIILFTFMGLEFMEVGDDIVQTAFTALVIGGAVAAALAFGLGGREWAGRKLEQVDNHLENRSPTTTSGPVSARVEGRDAKADPKDLPPGA